The following proteins are co-located in the Synchiropus splendidus isolate RoL2022-P1 chromosome 14, RoL_Sspl_1.0, whole genome shotgun sequence genome:
- the LOC128771380 gene encoding fibulin-7-like has translation MAKPPLLRLQGHSEGGSSKPPQLDLVYHNSMVLLVPLIMTLCLHQLSLCSAQDCPSTHDLLTSLRQVEKMLAAHEASYQQGLRSLRKKMGTLHNSTVAILKMGKNATCPKPDPPAHGRRLGRVFGVGHEVHFLCKAGYELIGPRTRVCLDSLKWSGQQPMCRRLNSKNSTSSASSPSFLPIKAALSSTSSSSIRPSRCTHFLGSTRCTCDVGFTISGPDNNICTDIDECHLFPLGQPGRLCVHQCVNTPGSFHCFCPDGYLLAEDGRSCTDVDECQSQRHNCTAAEMCVNTYGGFQCVTVECPRMKNATYIKTSPMRCERNPCMFGDKSCSQAPSSISFHFLSVVSNMSAPRVLFRVSAARVLGDTLRFGLAGGRGRGHFSVQRSGRQTGTLLLVTPINGPATLEAEVEMSEMERNTLLGRYLTKVTLFVSAYDF, from the exons aTGGCCAAGCCTCCTCTGCTCAGACTGCAGGGTCACAGTGAGGGGGG GAGCTCAAAACCTCCTCAGCTGGACCTGGTTTACCACAACAGTATGGTGCTGCTGGTGCCTCTCATCATGACCCTGTGTCTGCATCAGCTTTCACTCTGCTCCGCACAG GACTGTCCATCTACTCACGACCTCTTGACCTCGTTGCGTCAGGTGGAAAAGATGTTGGCTGCGCACGAGGCTTCCTACCAGCAGGGTCTGCGCTCCCTCAGGAAGAAGATGGGGACTCTTCACAACAGCACTGTGGCCATCCTGAAGATGGGAAAGAACG CAACATGCCCAAAACCAGACCCTCCGGCTCATGGCCGCAGGCTCGGTCGGGTGTTTGGAGTGGGACACGAGGTTCACTTCCTTTGCAAAGCCGGGTATGAGCTGATCGGACCTCGGACTCGGGTGTGTCTGGACTCATTGAAATGGAGTGGACAGCAGCCGATGTGTAGAC gaCTGAACAGCAAGAACTCCACCTCCTCAGCGTCCTCTCCATCGTTCCTCCCCATCAAAGCAGCTctgtcctccacctcttcatcctccatccGTCCGTCTCGCTGCACTCACTTTCTGGGTTCCACCAGATGCACCTGTGACGTGGGGTTCACCatctcaggccctgacaacAACATCTGCACGG ACATCGACGAGTGCCACCTCTTCCCTCTGGGGCAGCCGGGTCGTCTGTGTGTCCATCAGTGCGTCAACACGCCTGGCAGCTTCCACTGCTTCTGCCCGGATGGTTACCTGCTTGCCGAGGACGGCCGCAGCTGTACAG ATGTGGACGAGTGTCAGAGCCAGCGCCACAACTGCACAGCAGCTGAGATGTGCGTGAACACGTACGGAGGTTTCCAGTGTGTGACAGTGGAGTGTCCACGCATGAAGAACGCCACTTACATCAAGACCTCGCCCAT GCGGTGTGAAAGGAACCCTTGCATGTTTGGAGATAAGTCCTGCTCCCAGGCCCCCAGCTCTATCtccttccacttcctgtctgtggtcTCCAACATGTCCGCCCCTCGGGTCCTCTTCCGGGTGTCGGCCGCTCGAGTTCTTGGCGACACACTACGCTTTGGCCTCGCGGGCGGCCGTGGCCGGGGTCACTTCAGCGTCCAGCGCTCTGGGAGGCAGACGGGGACCCTGCTCCTGGTGACCCCCATCAATGGCCCCGCCACGCTGGAGGCCGAGGTGGAGATGAGCGAAATGGAACGAAACACCCTGCTGGGCCGCTACCTCACCAAGGTCACGCTCTTCGTCTCAGCGTATGACTTCTAA